A stretch of DNA from Lycium ferocissimum isolate CSIRO_LF1 chromosome 4, AGI_CSIRO_Lferr_CH_V1, whole genome shotgun sequence:
TTGACACGAGAcctacaaaagaaaagaaaaaagacatttTTAACAACAAGCACCTTGTTTTGAAGCCTCAATTCGTATATAAAGTTCTTGGCCACCATTTGGAACCTGCTTAATATCAATCAGATCGTGGAACCAAAGGGCACATCCACTTCCTTGTCCTCTAATATCTAAATTCGAGTAAGCCATGCATGAACAATTTTTCAAGCATGCTTCCCTGCACTCTTGAAGATTCATAGTACCACTTACCCAAGATTTGGTAGTATCTGGTAGTTTCAGCTCAGAAAATTTGACAAAAACTTCCTTACTCTCACAGCTAAATTTCTTGCTAAGAATGCATCCCTCCGACCAGTCCATTGAGTTCCAGTTATCTGGTGATTTTGGTTTAAAACCTTCCAAGCACTGACACATAGGCGAGTTGGTGGTTATGCAAATTGCGTTTGCACCACAAAGACCATAAGCATCACAATGATCATATGGCACTGACGAATAAAGCTTCCAGGCTCGACTAGCTTCCGCCCACACATACCGTTGCCGAGAAGAGGTCGTATCGTTCAAGATCAaccttgaaaagaaaaaaaaagttaaaaagttaatgttgaaaaaacttaatttaaaaaatgaaaaacctgCTCAAAAAAAGATCAACCTTGAAAAGACGGACTTGTTCTTGAGCTGATAGGTGTAGTACACTTCATCTTTGTTAGAGATGAAGCTGTAATCATATACCGGATTCACCCTTAAATCAGGAGCGCCACTAAACCGCTCTCCATTCCATGGACCACCGCGGAAGTATTTCTTGGAGCCCTTCCACACAACTGCCTCGGGAAATTCATGAAGCTCTATCCCGTTACTTAGTTCTCCAGGGGAAGGGTCATCTGAGTTCCTCCAGGAGGAGAGCTGCCTATTAAGACGCGTTCGTAAATCCCATCCGAGCTTCATTCCAGGTAATAGTGTATCCGAAGGGTAATCAAAGCTTTGCCACATATAGATTCCCTTCTCGTCCCTTAAGATAAGATTCCCTGAATCTAAAAGCTGTAAAGCAGATGCTTTAGTGGTCTTATATGAATTTGTTGACCAAATAACACCACTAGTCCTACTCGTGACCACAATATTGCCTGTGCTGTTTATGGTGAATGCTCCAGTACGATCTTTAATTGGAGTTTTCCTGTTTGCAACCCAAACGACTGTTCTGACAGGGACATTCTTATACCAAATTCCCAAGTACCGGTGTGTTGAACTGCCTGGACTAAAGAAACCAAGTTCAAAAGTTCCCCCTTCAGAAACTAAGCTCTCACCATCACTTATAGATTGAGATGGACTGATGCTATGGGATACTGCACATGTTCTCCCCATTAAACAGAGTAAAAAAGCACaataggaaataaaccaaaGAACTTCCATAATAGAGCCTCTTTCCAATCAAAATATAGACTCGAATAAGTCTAATAGTAGCTGCATTGTTAATGATTGCTCAATGACCATAAATAGCAAACTTTTAGGACCTTTCAGTGTATAACTTATTAAGAATTTTATCATAAAATGTGTGGTCCTGCTCTCATCTTGGTGAGAGAATAGCCACaagattttttttgtcaatttaaGTGTGAACTGTAGTAAATTAAAGTGTGAACTGATGACAGCTATCAATTTATTCAACTAGCAGTTTTATTCTGGACCGGCATGTCTAGTAGTTCGTCGACGCGATGACTCTCAAATAGAATCTCACATTTTCACAACTTTAAGCTTCGTCTTTACTTCCATGGTAGTGATATATTGACTCTAAACTTGCTCCAATTCTACATGATTCCACAAGTTGACAAATAATGACATTGACTCACGATATTTGTAATTACTCAGAAGAAGCAGCAgcagcagaattgaaagaaagattttttgGGTTGTGCATTGCCAGAAACAACGACCACGCCTTaatcccaaacaagttgggatcggctatatgaatcccaGTTCATTTAAGCTAATTTCATATCCACATTGTGTGCAATACCGAAAAATTCTAAGAATAGTTTCAGCTTACAATTTATCTAAAAAGTGAGCTTCAGCTATTAAATGGTTAAATTGTTACCTcccctttgtttcaatttatttgtcttactttcttttttagtccgtttaaaaaagaatgcctCTTTCCTTGTTTcgcaactctttaatttcaacttttcacatggTATGTTTTATTACAGActaaaggatattttggtacattaaacacatctttagtttaacaccacaagattaaaaaatcTTGTTTGCTTTCTTAAACTCGTGTCAAGTCAAATTAAAACTAACTAATTGAAATGGAGGAAGTAGAAAAAAAGGACTCATTGGTAGAGACAATAAAGAGTACTGATTAAACAAGCTGGTTTTCCATTGATACAACTTTCTGTATATGTGTTTTGCAGTTTATTACATGTATACATTAGAGGTAAGTATAAAAGACAAAAGTTACAATGAAGAAAAGTCATAATCTTGAAACCTAAAAAAGACCAAAATGTTTAGAATGAAAAGTCAGAATCAAGAGCTTCTTCTAACAAAAAGTGAGATTGTTCCATTAACTCAGGACTCAATCTAAACATCAACACACAAAATTCCATCTGATTAAGAGCTCCATCACCATCAAAATCACCTTCTTTAAGCATACtcttaacatcatcatcattcaaATCTTGAAGTCCTAACAAAGCAGAATTCTTCTTGAGAGACTCAAATGTAATGACCCTTTTATCCTTATCCATTAATAACTGAAACCCTTTACATAACTCACCAATCAAACCATCCCCACCAAGCTTTTCAGCCATTAGAGGCAAGAAATCATTGAAAttggattttcttgaagttgTAGAATCCATTGGAGATAAGGAAAAAGAACTGATTTTTGAGAGATGAATGAAGAATATGACTGTGTTTGACAAAAAGGGTGTGTTGAGAATTAATATATAGATAGATTTGGAAGGTGTAGAGGTGTTTCTAGGAAGGGGATATAGGGAAAAGCCATAGGAATACAACTAAGACACAGTGGGACTAACGCGAAGTTGCCTTTGCTTAGTCTTGAtgttttgatgaagaaattgcCTCACACTTCCTATTTTTGGTCCTTTCTTATTAGGGGTACTTTTGTCATTTTAAAAGCTCGTTCGaaatagaaaaaggaaaaaagatacTCCATCCCTTTCAATCCATTTGGCTCGGCgtctaagaaaataaaaaagacttttaaattttatggtcttaaattaaaaatatgtgtaatatattaaaatattttttaaatcttattACTCAAATATATCAGGTAGAATCTTGATAGTAAggtgttactaaatataaaaagtggCGTTGTCTTTTAAATAGACTAGGCTGAAAgtcagacaaacaaattgaaacagaaaaaaatattttttagaataattATCTAGTGTTCAAAACCTTCTTAGCCGACTAATCTCGAAAAAGAAGATTCTCTACACTGGGATTAATGGAAAAGGTTGAAAGTGCGAACTGAACTAAGGTGGCGTTTGTTTAAAATCTGtctaagaaattaaaaaaaaaaaaacttatgaaCAAAAGCAGATACACGATTTAAATTTGATTTGGGTCTTTTAATTGAATATTCGAGTGCTAAAGAAATACATTGTCTTATTACTAGTTGCATAATGATTTTAACTTGTGTCATTAGTATTCTGAGTCACTCCACTAGATGGGGATCTAGAATTTTCACTCGTGATTTTAAGaaacaacaaaaattaaatataaataataaggTTATTTCTAGGAATCGAAGCTAGGACgctagagacaattttgaacactCTAGACCACTTGAGCTAACCTGTTGCATTTTTTTAGgatattcaaaagttaatatatgtacataaacacaaaaaatctacacaatatatacaatgtaatttttttcgAACACCCTCGGCACCCTCTAAATCCGCTCCTGACTCCACTTATTACCTTGAGGTTTTGAGTTAAATACTCAAATTCTTTATGTTTACGGCCAAATTCTTGTTTGCCTTTACACAATTTGGCCTCAGCTGGCATGTATACCTTCCAACTTTGAGAGTGCACAAATAAGCATCTCACTTGTCTTCACTTTGtcagttgaacactccaacttacaaaacggaaaagggccaaatatacccctgtactatgagaaaagggtcaaatatacccctcattataCTTTGAGGCCAAATATATCCCtgtcgttatactttggggccaaatatacccctcatccgttaaagttgtccaatGTGGACATCCGATCCTACGTGGCTACcacacatttgatgaggtggatgccacgtggcGTGCCACCTCAACGCCCCTAACTCATTTTACCCCTTTcctctatttgttcttccaccGCTAAAATTTTCTTCCCCTCCACCACCATTGCCACCTTTACTCACCACAAAATCTAATGTTGCTCTGGCAATCCAATTGCCGTTGTTCCTATATGCATTGGATGAAAAACTCCCTCAGTTAGTGCAAGTGATGATATTGCCTCTTACCGTGAAGAACCTGATGCCTATCTTTGCTGCTATACTGGAATTTAATTCCCCGTTCGTTCCTCTTTACATTCCGCAAGATGAGGATTAATGCCCTCTTTTCTCTGAAGATTTTTATGTTGTCCATGGTCATACAGCTTTGTGGAGATCGTTCACGATGATTGATACAACTTAAGTTTTACAATTTTCTTGGCCAATTATATGTTTTAATTTTATCTGTCATTGCATTTCAGTTTTCATTTATACTCACCGCCATCGTAAAGATTCTTTGCAAGTGAAAATTTGTTAATTCATTTTCTGTTGATTGTAAATATGATGTTGTTCAGGTTGAATTTTCGAATTAGAGATGGTCATTGTGGCGGTAATGGTGGCAATGGTGGGGGAGGGGAAGGAAATTTTAGCggtggaagaacaaatagaggggaggggtaaaatgggttaggtgGTTGAGGTGGCATGTCACAGCATCCACCTCAACAAATGTGCAAAATGACCATGTATGATCggatgtccaccttggacaactttaacggatGAGGTGATATTTAGCCCCAAAGTATAACTATAGTATATTTGGCCCCAAAGATAacgagggtatatttgacccttttctcatagtacgggggtatatttggcccttttccgcttataaaatgatcatctagacaatTTCAAACTTTATGTGCCACGTCAGTGCAACATCAACATTTGTGTTTACGCATTCagctttatacaagttgaggtgtctaattatgcacacccaaagttgaagggcatacttgccagctgGGGGTCAAATTTGAGggtctgtttatgtattatgtattagaaaaatatgtaaaaACTCCGGTCCACACGTAAACTTCAGAATCAGATTACACATGGTTAAGAATTATAATGCTTATCAGTTGTATAAGAGTTTTTAAAGAAGTTTATAATATCATAGCCAATTCACCATTTGACTTAGTATTTTGGATTAAATGCTTAGATTCTTTATAATATCGTGGGGAAGCTTTTACTTTCTGTTGAATTAAACGTCTTCCACAAATATtgaaatataatatacaaaTGAAAAAGCATATCATTCCAAGTGTACTGACCAAATCAAAGTCAAGAAAATCTGATGGACAATTTTCAACAAAATCTACAGGCACCTATTAATTTAATTCCCCCGTAATCACGTTCGTCATGCTTTTCAATGAAAATGCtcatctttatttgtttttatatatttgtcATTCATGTGAAATGGTTAAAAAGGTAATGGTATCTTCTTATTGGTCATGCAGGTTGCTATCAGTGGAATATGAAATTAATTTGATAGGGACAAAATAATCCTTTGTGCAATAACTGCTAACCCAACGAATATAATTGAGCAGGGCATAGACTAATTCAACACATAGTTGGCCCATTAAAAACATTTCCATATTGAGTATTGGGTCAGTTGTTGATCATATACTTCCTCCCTTCTTTTTACCAGTCTTTTAtactcaaaatataaattttcattttctttgttaattttagcaaatcaagaaaaatttattattttgtttcaatATTATCATGATCATGAAATGATTACAAAAAGTATTAGTGGTCAAATTTAGATTtttaaagcatgattaatataggTAATTTAGTAAAACAAACCCTTAACCTTAAATGATTTCTTTAGGGGAGCATCAAGTCAATAGAGAATAAGCAAAaaggaacggagggagtacttggGACCCAGAGCCTTTTTTCTTTGTAAACGTTTCACACGTATTCTACTTAGACACTGACATTCAACttgtattcagttttttaaGATTATTTAATAGATACCCCGTTTTGACAAACATCAGACAACAAATGTGTCGTCTCTTCTCCTGTGAAAAGTGAGTTTTGAACTCAGTTGGAGTAGACTTGAGTGTTGATTCGTATGTTGGATTGTTGATATCTGAATAATAGTTATTGTTTCTAGACAAAATTTTGTTCACCTGAATTTCAGGCATATATGCATAAACTTCAGTAAAGTTCAGGCAGAAATGGATGAGCTTCAGGCTGcttcaccaagttcaacttcAGACATTTTGTATGAAGGTTCCCTGAAGTGGTAGACTTGCAAAATATTATCAATTCGGGGTATGTCTTAAATAGCAATCCCAAAATTGGTTATTTGTGCACTTAATCCTTTTTTCTTTGAAGGTTGATTcataatttgaagtttatgagtttttaTGACGAATTCAAGTTGATATAACAATAATTGGGTTCACAATTAAATTTCTATACTTATTTAGTGGAATTttcaatacatatacacactcTGACAAAAAATTATTGGGGGCTCGTAAAGAGAGAATCACCGGCCCATGTGCTACATGCGGAGCTACAATTCTTCTTAGGACTTCAACAGAATTCAGTAACTTTCTTTTTAGGACTTCAGCAGAATTAGCTTTGGCCCATATCAGGTATTTATGTTAAAAAtctatttattaaatataaataatttattctgAACTCAAtaaactaattttctttttaaaaaaaaaaaaaaaatcaggagCTCATAATTGAAGATTATAACTCCACCTTTTATTTAGTGTATGGACCACTATGTGTGAACTGCCTAAATAGTCCTAATCAGTTGTACTTGTCAATTGGTCCCACAACCACCCCAAAAATATTGCAATTTAACATTTGTCACTCATCACCTTTTCAACTCcccaaaaatacatatacacactcTGGCAAAAAAATTATTGGGGGCGCGTAAAGAGAGAATCACCGGTCCATGTGCTATATGCGGAGCTACAATTCTTCTTAGACTTCAAAGAGAATTCAAGAACTTTCTTTTTGACTTCACTAATTAGCTTTGCTCATATCAGTATTTATGTTAAAAAtctatttattaaatataaataatttattctgAACTCaataaactaattttttttttttttttaaatcaggaGCTCATAATTGAAGATTATAACTCCACCTTTTATTTAGTGTATGGACCACTATGTGTGAACTGCCTAAATAGTCCTAATCAGTTGTACTTGTCAATTGGTCCCACAACAACCCCAAAAATATTGCAATTTAACATTTGTCACTCACCACCTTTTCAACTCCTCAAAATGTATCCATCTTTTCAATCTTGGCTTTCAAGTTTCACCAACTCAAATCTGCTATGAAACAGAAACATGAAATAGAGAAATAtatttcatctttttaatcTTGCATTTCACCAAATATATGAAGTAAAGAAAAACACCATGAACacacttttcttcttctttcttttcacaaTTTTCTCCTTCCTCCAAAATACTTACTCTCAAGGTGACACAATAACAACTTCACAATTTCTTAAAGATGGTCAAACTATAGTTTCATCAGATGGAACATTTGAATTGGGATTTTTTAGTCCACACAATACTTCTACAAATCGTTATGTTTGTATTTGGTACAAACAAATATCAGCTTTTACACCAGTTTGGGTTGCTAACAGACAAGTTCCTGTAAAGGATACTTCTGGAATCTTGAAAATCATTGAACCAGGTTTTCTTGTTCTGATTAATGTTACTAATGACACTATATGGTCTACTAATACTTCAAGAACTGTGAAAAATCCAGTTGCACAGTTGCTGGATACAGGGAATTTGGTGGTTAGAGATGTAAATGATCATGACCCTGATAATTTCTTGTGGCAAAGCTTTGATTATCCTGGTGATACTTTGTTAGCAAGTATGAAGCTTGGATGGAATTTGGTGACTGGCTTGGAAAGGTAAGTTTTGAATTGTGTGATCTGAaagattaagttgttagagcgagcacatttttatttactttggGGTTGTTTAgttgctggttagagttatgcagagTTTAAATATTCATGTATTTAGTTATTTCATTTTGTACTccgcataaaataatatataattgaCTCATAACTTATAGTACATGTTTTTGTTATGTGGGACTGTAA
This window harbors:
- the LOC132053214 gene encoding G-type lectin S-receptor-like serine/threonine-protein kinase At4g27290 isoform X1 translates to MEVLWFISYCAFLLCLMGRTCAVSHSISPSQSISDGESLVSEGGTFELGFFSPGSSTHRYLGIWYKNVPVRTVVWVANRKTPIKDRTGAFTINSTGNIVVTSRTSGVIWSTNSYKTTKASALQLLDSGNLILRDEKGIYMWQSFDYPSDTLLPGMKLGWDLRTRLNRQLSSWRNSDDPSPGELSNGIELHEFPEAVVWKGSKKYFRGGPWNGERFSGAPDLRVNPVYDYSFISNKDEVYYTYQLKNKSVFSRLILNDTTSSRQRYVWAEASRAWKLYSSVPYDHCDAYGLCGANAICITTNSPMCQCLEGFKPKSPDNWNSMDWSEGCILSKKFSCESKEVFVKFSELKLPDTTKSWVSGTMNLQECREACLKNCSCMAYSNLDIRGQGSGCALWFHDLIDIKQVPNGGQELYIRIEASKQAGRHVVNAVLISLITGAVVFGLVLFCYYLSRRKSKVKGIVLGQDNSTSEGPKEDMELPFFDLETIVNATDNFSFNNKLGEGGFGPVYKGTLVDGREIAVKRLSKSSGQGLNEFKNEVKLIAKLQHRNLVKLVGSCIDGEEKTLIYEYMANGSLDSFVFDQTRREQLGWSKFFQIISGIARGLLYLHQDSRLRIIHRDLKASNVLLDGELNPKISDFGLARTIQGDQCGDNTERVVGTFGYMAPEYALYGLFSVKSDVFSFGLLLLEVVSGKRNRCFRNSHDHHGLIGYAWRMWTEGTPLKLVDFSFEDMSEILRCIHVSLLCVQQNPDDRPNMLSVVLMLNGESTLAQPKEPDFLRDVIPSEITFIRSDYDSCTANEITFSSFGAR
- the LOC132053214 gene encoding G-type lectin S-receptor-like serine/threonine-protein kinase At4g27290 isoform X3 — its product is MEVLWFISYCAFLLCLMGRTCAVSHSISPSQSISDGESLVSEGGTFELGFFSPGSSTHRYLGIWYKNVPVRTVVWVANRKTPIKDRTGAFTINSTGNIVVTSRTSGVIWSTNSYKTTKASALQLLDSGNLILRDEKGIYMWQSFDYPSDTLLPGMKLGWDLRTRLNRQLSSWRNSDDPSPGELSNGIELHEFPEAVVWKGSKKYFRGGPWNGERFSGAPDLRVNPVYDYSFISNKDEVYYTYQLKNKSVFSRLILNDTTSSRQRYVWAEASRAWKLYSSVPYDHCDAYGLCGANAICITTNSPMCQCLEGFKPKSPDNWNSMDWSEGCILSKKFSCESKEVFVKFSELKLPDTTKSWVSGTMNLQECREACLKNCSCMAYSNLDIRGQGSGCALWFHDLIDIKQVPNGGQELYIRIEASKQAGRHVVNAVLISLITGAVVFGLVLFCYYLSRRKSKVKGIVLGQDNSTSEGPKEDMELPFFDLETIVNATDNFSFNNKLGEGGFGPVYKGTLVDGREIAVKRLSKSSGQGLNEFKNEVKLIAKLQHRNLVKLVGSCIDGEEKTLIYEYMANGSLDSFVFDQTRREQLGWSKFFQIISGIARGLLYLHQDSRLRIIHRDLKASNVLLDGELNPKISDFGLARTIQGDQCGDNTERVVGTLHGECGRKGHPSN
- the LOC132054088 gene encoding calcium-binding protein PBP1-like, with the translated sequence MDNIKIFREKRALILILRNVKRNERGIKFQYSSKDRHQLYSYGFSLYPLPRNTSTPSKSIYILILNTPFLSNTVIFFIHLSKISSFSLSPMDSTTSRKSNFNDFLPLMAEKLGGDGLIGELCKGFQLLMDKDKRVITFESLKKNSALLGLQDLNDDDVKSMLKEGDFDGDGALNQMEFCVLMFRLSPELMEQSHFLLEEALDSDFSF